The Clarias gariepinus isolate MV-2021 ecotype Netherlands chromosome 4, CGAR_prim_01v2, whole genome shotgun sequence genome window below encodes:
- the LOC128519961 gene encoding uncharacterized protein C2orf66 homolog encodes MLTVLVLAALIMVSVESDPSSTEEWKSLSNPKSRMLFFQILQSYLDGRENQAGDSNLANTALDKYSNFLHNSIFDVE; translated from the exons at GTTGACTGTATTGGTTTTAGCAGCATTGATCATGGTTTCAGTCGAATCAGATCCCTCGAGCACAGAAGAATGGAAATCTCTGAGCAATCCAAAAAGCAGAATGCTG TTTTTCCAGATTCTGCAGTCATACCTTGATGGCCGAGAAAATCAAGCTGGTGACAGCAACCTGGCAAATACTGCACTGGATAAATACAGCAACTTTCTCCACAATAGCATTTTTGATGTTGAATAA
- the hacl1 gene encoding 2-hydroxyacyl-CoA lyase 1 codes for MEELTGAQLIAEALKAQNVEYMFGIVGVPIIEVAMAAQAAGIKYVGMRNEQAACYAASAIGYLTGRPAVCLVVSGPGLIHALGGMANANINCWPVIVIGGSSDQNQETTGAFQEFPQVEACRLYSKFSARPGSLVMIPAVVEKAVRSSIYGRPGACYIDIPGNMVNARVDRKTVRFPSCCPPPPVSLASDRAISKAVTVLKQAKRPLLIIGKGAAYGRAENEIKELVELSGLPFLPTPMGKGVLPDDHPNCVAAARSRALLQADVVVLLGARLNWILHFGFPPRFSPDVKLIQVDICAEELSNNVSATVGLLGDVRAVVSQLVGALRSQTWTYPGDTEWWSNLKEKMASNAKITKALSLQNTLPMNYYIAFHHIAEFLPKDCVIVSEGANTMDIGRTMLLNYFPRHRLDAGTFGTMGVGPGFAIAAAVLEQAQHTGRRVVCVEGDSAFGFSAMEVETMCRYKLPVIIIVINNNGIYSGVNTETWREMEKMGDMTTIAPPVSLLPEAHYEQVMSAFGGRGYLVRTVEELRTALQQSLSDAATPSLINVLIDPTSDRKQQEFPWLTRSNL; via the exons ATGGAGGAACTCACAGGAGCTCAGCTTATTGCTGAAGCACTGAAGGCTCAG AATGTGGAATACATGTTTGGCATCGTTGGCGTTCCCATCATTGAGGTTGCTATGGCAGCCCAGGCTGCTGGCATCAAGTATGTGGGCATGCGCAATGAACAAGCG GCCTGCTATGCTGCTTCCGCAATCGGATATTTAACAGGACG TCCAGCAGTGTGTCTCGTGGTGTCTGGACCTGGACTGATCCATGCACTTGGTGGAATGGCCAATGCTAACATAAACTGCTG gCCTGTGATAGTCATTGGAGGCTCCTCAGATCAGAATCAGGAAACAACAGGAGCATTTCAAGAATTTCCACAG GTAGAAGCCTGTCGCCTTTACAGCAAGTTTTCTGCTCGACCAGGGAGCCTGGTTATGATACCAGCAGTAGTTGAAAAG GCAGTAAGGAGCAGTATTTACGGTCGTCCAGGAGCATGCTACATAGACATCCCTGGTAACATGGTGAATGCAAGAGTGGACCGGAAAACTGTCAG GTTTCCATCATGTTGTCCTCCTCCTCCAGTGAGCCTGGCCAGTGATCGTGCGATCTCCAAAGCAGTTACGGTGCTCAAACAGGCCAAGAGACCACTGCTAATAATTGGGAAAG GCGCAGCATACGGCCGGGcggaaaatgaaattaaagagCTAGTGGAGTTAAGTGGGTTGCCCTTCCTGCCTACTCCGATGGGAAAAGGAGTACTTCCTGATGACCATCCCAACTGTGTGGCTGCTGCCCGCTCCAG AGCTCTGCTTCAGGCAGATGTGGTAGTGCTGCTGGGTGCCAGACTGAACTGGATCCTGCACTTCGGCTTCCCTCCGAGATTTAGCCCTGATGTGAAACTTATTCAG GTGGATATATGTGCAGAGGAGCTAAGTAATAACGTGAGCGCTACAGTAGGACTGCTGGGAGATGTCAGGGCTGTAGTCAGCCAG CTGGTAGGAGCCTTAAGATCACAAACGTGGACATATCCAGGAGACACCGAGTGGTGGTCAAACTTGAAAGAAAAAATGGCATCTAATGCTAAGATAACGAAG GCTCTTTCTCTTCAAAACACTCTGCCCATGAACTACTACATTGCGTTCCACCACATTGCTGAATTCCTACCCAAAGACTGCGTCATTGTCAGTGAAGGAGCCAACACTATGGACATTGGTCGCACCATGCTGCTCAACTACTTCCCCAGACATAG GCTCGATGCAGGGACATTCGGCACCATGGGAGTGGGACCTGGTTTCGCCATTGCAGCAGCAGTGCTAGAGCAGGCGCAGCACACGGGCAGaagagtggtgtgtgtagagGGAGACAGTGCATTTGGCTTCTCAGCCATGGAGGTAGAGACCATGTGCAG GTACAAGCTGCCAGtcatcatcattgtcatcaACAACAATGGCATATATAGTGGTGTAAATACAGAGACATGGAGGGAAATGGAGAAGATGGGAGACATGACGACCAT AGCCCCTCCAGTGTCCCTCCTTCCTGAGGCACATTATGAGCAGGTAATGAGTGCGTTCGGGGGTCGCGGCTACCTGGTCAGGACAGTAGAGGAACTACGCACAGCCCTGCAGCAGAGCTTAAGTGATGCGGCCACCCCAAGCTTAATTAACGTGCTGATAGACCCAACCTCGGACCGAAAGCAACAG GAGTTTCCCTGGCTGACTCGCTCCAACCTGTag